The Apium graveolens cultivar Ventura chromosome 3, ASM990537v1, whole genome shotgun sequence sequence GGAAGACAGTTTTTGAAGAAGCTTCCATGTCAACTATTACTACTACTGATAGGCCTTTTAAGCGTCAACACTCGTTTCAATCATCCTCGTCTTCAACAGCCTCTTTTCCTCCTACAACACCACCAGCGCATTCATCAAGATTATTCCCGTTTGCTGTCGACGACAACGGGTCTCAGCAATCAATGGAAAGCCTGCAGAAATATCGTACTAGTCCTCTTCCGATATTGCCTGCACAAAATTATCATCAGCAGCAGCATCAAATGATATCGTTTGCTCCAAACCACCAGGGATTCCCACCTTATTTTTCGGGAGACTTGGCGCAGTATCAGCAACAACAAATGTTTCAGTACTGGACTAATGAATTAAATTTAAGTCCAAGAGGGAGAATGATGATGATCAGCAAACTTGGTCAGAATAATAATAGGAACCCTATGTTTAGGCCTCCTATTCAACCAATTACACAAACAAAGCTTTACAGGGGAGTTAGACAAAGGCACTGGGGAAAATGGGTAGCTGAAATTCGCCTGCCTCGTAACAGGACTCGTCTCTGGCTTGGCACATTCGACACTGCAGAGGATGCTGCCATGGCCTATGATCGCGAGGCGTTTAAGTTGAGAGGTGAGAATGCTAGGCTCAATTTTCCCGAACATTTTCTAAACAAAAATAACTCTACTTCACAACCTCCTGAACAGCCTCAACAGCTCCCTGAAGTACCTTCATCAGCAGAACTGGCACCAACTATTGACTTAGGTGACAACAACCTGACTGATGATTCGGGGCTCGGGTCGAGCGAGGTGATCACAGGAGGGGAAGCAAATGTTGTGAGTTCTGGTACAGGGGAAGGTGTTTCATCAGTGTCATCTGAACTTGTGTGGGGTGATGTTGGAGAAGACTGGTTTAATGCAGTTGCAGAAGGTTGGGGTCCAGGTAGTGCTGTTTGGGATGATTTAGACACTAGCAACAATCTAATGTTGCCTTCCAATTATTCATTTGGAAATGTTCAAAatcaagaatctcatgattgtgaGCCACATGACAACATTTTTTCGACTCATTCCTCCTCTTCCTATCCTATGAATCCTTTCTAAAACTTCACATCCTCAATTCTAAGGAGCTAAGGTTGTATATAATCTCCTTAGCTTCC is a genomic window containing:
- the LOC141711545 gene encoding ethylene-responsive transcription factor ERF054-like, with product MSGKAKKVMDETHLDWNSRDQDSHFDYTSLEGRQWKTVFEEASMSTITTTDRPFKRQHSFQSSSSSTASFPPTTPPAHSSRLFPFAVDDNGSQQSMESLQKYRTSPLPILPAQNYHQQQHQMISFAPNHQGFPPYFSGDLAQYQQQQMFQYWTNELNLSPRGRMMMISKLGQNNNRNPMFRPPIQPITQTKLYRGVRQRHWGKWVAEIRLPRNRTRLWLGTFDTAEDAAMAYDREAFKLRGENARLNFPEHFLNKNNSTSQPPEQPQQLPEVPSSAELAPTIDLGDNNLTDDSGLGSSEVITGGEANVVSSGTGEGVSSVSSELVWGDVGEDWFNAVAEGWGPGSAVWDDLDTSNNLMLPSNYSFGNVQNQESHDCEPHDNIFSTHSSSSYPMNPF